The following are from one region of the Coffea eugenioides isolate CCC68of chromosome 2, Ceug_1.0, whole genome shotgun sequence genome:
- the LOC113759374 gene encoding replication protein A 70 kDa DNA-binding subunit B-like, whose product MEKPLSIKEIVPDMQDWSCKVIVQEKQQITQSLSTPTKKQKLIFVDTEGSKVEGIIFNHDISRVGPILQVYKKYKITNAVVRPIDSKYQTAELTMQWILTSKTVIEEDADDEDIMPVKFNYTQFTDLAQYVDRKDKSVAAYCLHVRSQAVMLSMWDDFIKNEGQQIIAEIGNYPVIICRRLKVNNYNGVALSTWFDSAILVDPPVQEARELKNWAIRNTKLLAAIIDEKSYIKYNPQISAKPDQKTILISNVRPSQKNIWVKARFSFQHIFHKYWYMSCKKCCRGTAAADGVIFMCNTCKEKHPAQPRCRFDMDLCDDTGAITASVFGEQAEKLLKFTALEIMDHFKQNIELPLEAVHKELESKWFLIHIKPVQAQMSDAKQRYTVIYYSELLNSDAVDSPAESKNAESKNPTLLIELQSDTTDIVTSGATAIQETKPASKARQCLTQKLELLADQANNTSRSVSEGSKKKSRLM is encoded by the exons ATGGAGAAGCCCTTATCCATAAAAGAAATTGTGCCTGATATGCAAGACTGGTCATGCAAAGTTATTGTTCAGGAAAAACAGCAGATTACCCAATCACTGTCAACGCCGACGAAGAAGCAAAAGCTTATTTTTGTTGACACAGAG GGATCAAAGGTTGAGGGCATTATTTTCAACCATGATATTTCTAGGGTCGGACCAATCCTGCAGGTCTACAAAAAGTACAAAATAACCAATGCTGTGGTTAGACCAATCGACTCAAAATATCAAACGGCTGAACTAACAATGCAGTGGATCCTCACTAGTAAAACTGTCATTGAAGAGGATGCCGATGATGAAGATATAATGCCTGTCAAATTTAACTATACTCAATTCACAGACTTGGCACAGTATGTGGATCGTAAAGATAAATCTGTAG CTGCCTATTGCCTTCATGTTAGATCACAAGCTGTCATGCTTTCTATGTGGGATGATTTCATCAAAAATGAAGGGCAACAGATTATAGCTGAAATAGGCAACTACCCTGTCATCATATGTCGCAGGCTCAAAGTTAACAACTATAATG GAGTTGCGCTGTCGACATGGTTTGATTCTGCAATCCTTGTTGATCCTCCTGTACAGGAAGCAAGAGAATTAAAGAACTG GGCGATCAGAAATACCAAACTACTTGCAGCAATCATTGATGAAAAAAGCTATATTAAGTATAACCCTCAGATATCTGCAAAGCCAGATCAAAAAACCATTTTGATTTCAAATGTCAGACCATCACAAAAG AATATATGGGTTAAAGCAAGGTTCTCCTTTCAGCACATATTCCACAAATACTGGTATATGAGCTGTAAAAAATGTTGTCGGGGCACTGCTGCTGCAGATGGAGTTATTTTTATGTGTAATACGTGCAAAGAAAAACATCCTGCTCAGCCTAG GTGTCGCTTTGATATGGATTTATGTGATGATACTGGTGCCATCACAGCTTCTGTTTTTGGAGAACAAGCTGAAAAGCTGCTAAAGTTCACTGCTCTTGAAATAATGGACCATTTTAAGCAG AACATTGAGCTCCCTCTGGAGGCTGTCCATAAGGAGTTGGAGTCCAAGTGGTTTCTCATACATATAAAACCAGTGCAGGCTCAAATGTCTGATGCAAAACAACGCTATACAGTTATCTACTATTCTGAACTTCTCAATAGTGATGCTGTTGATTCCCCTGCTGAATCTAAAAATGCTGAATCCAAAAATCCTACTTTGTTAATCGAGCTGCAATCTGACACCACTGACATCGTCACTTCAG GAGCCACAGCTATTCAAGAAACCAAACCAGCTTCCAAGGCTAGACAATGTTTAACTCAAAAATTGGAACTCTTAGCTGATCAAGCCAATAATACTTCCCGTTCTGTCAGTGAAGGCTCTAAGAAGAAGTCCAGGCTCATGTAG